ATATGAAAGAGAAGATCCAGATTCAATTGGCCTCTCATTTCTCAAAATCTACCATGATGGTCTCCAAGTTACAGGAATTAATTAAGCTCCTACAACATGGATTGCCAAGGATCTGCTGTTGCTATTTTGCCTGTCTCCCGCCATTAGCACTAAACCATGCCTCTACTCACAACTTAAACCCAACTAAGATGCACCCATCGGATGGGTTTAATGATGAGGCTTTTGATCTTGTCATTTTCAGTATGGTTTTAATTAGGACACCCTAAGTAATAGCAACTCGACACGGAACACGTAAGACTTCAAAGCAATCTCAAGAGAAGCATGTGAGGTTGGGACCATCTGCATCACCTAACGCAGTCTTAAACCAATTCATAGCAACCTAACTCTGAACACTTTTTCTTTATTGACAGATACATTTCATACAAAGTTTTCAAGTCTCAGCTTTTCTTCAACAGTTAGCTATGAGCTGGCTCGTTTCTTATATAGTTATATATAAGCCGAAGTCCCATGGGAGAAGGTGTTGGTTCGTTGCAGGCTTGATTAAAAATTGAAAGAAgagatggagaaggagatggAGCAGAAGTTGGCCAAAGAGAACTCGCCTATGAAGAGAGATGGCCGAATCTTGACAAGGTGTCCCAACCTTAAGATTCTGAGGAGCCTCAGGGCCGCCGAAGCCATCGAGCAGGTGCATGGAGGGAAGGTCGTCGCTCGCGACGACGAGAATGGCGTGGTGAGAGTGAAGATTGTGGTGACCAAGCAACAGCTGAGGCAGATGGTTGCGTCGAGGGGCCGAGGACGGAGCAATGCCGGCCATCGTCCCTTGGCAGCACCGGCGCCGGACGTGGAGCAGTTGATGCATGTACTTAGGAGACGGCACATGAAGAGAGCTGAGGCCGAGAGGGGTTGTAGGAGTGGGTGGAGGCCTAAACTTCAGAGCATCCCTGAGGAGAATTAAGACATAAATATGTTGACAGTTTTAGATCTCCTATTCTTGAGGTTGGCTACAACTTGGGTTGAATCAAGAACATCTGTATAGCTTTGTAATCTTTGTTACAATCTCGTTCGTTGGGGTCTAATGGGATGAGGGATCTGTTTGAAGGCCTTTCTGACATTAGATGTTCTAGTTTGTTTCTTTTTACACTTCTTTTATTTAATCTCTTGATGAAGAAAAAATTGGAGATGTAATGCAGCACTCATCATGGCAGAGCCTTTTGGCTATTTAGAATGAACAGATGTCCAAGGATTAGAATGAAAGAAACTGGTTTCACTGCAGGAAAACTCGTAAAAACTGGCATTTTTTTTAAGGATGCTTAACGTAAAGTAAGCCCTTGATGCTATAGAAAGTGTAACAATTCAGGATGTTACTCAAAAAagcttatttggatttttttggttttgtataattacccaagatttacctaacaaataaccgatgtggggtTAAATACATGCCCGCACGGGTTCTCATAGAAAACGTAGAAGAAATGCCGGCTATGCAAACATTGAAATGGAAATTATAGTAAAAGAATGGAGAGGAAACCTTTTCTAAAGCTTGATTtgagaagggaggagggaggagcttTTTTGTGTCAGATACTTGAACAAAGACCTAATTATCATTGGATCTATGATGGAGTAGTCCTCCATTGTCCAATATGTGGTAGAGAGGTGCATCTTTACTGGACCATGGTGTAGCATTCTGTCACCAGATTGGTGACCGTGCGGTCCATTGTAACAAATTcatggttatatatatatatatatatatatatatatatatatatatatatatatatatatatatatatatatatatatatatatatatatatatatatatatatatatatatatatatggagtagCAAGGAAGACATCAATCATCGGAGGGCGACTTCATAA
Above is a genomic segment from Phoenix dactylifera cultivar Barhee BC4 unplaced genomic scaffold, palm_55x_up_171113_PBpolish2nd_filt_p 001656F, whole genome shotgun sequence containing:
- the LOC103703826 gene encoding uncharacterized protein LOC103703826, which gives rise to MEKEMEQKLAKENSPMKRDGRILTRCPNLKILRSLRAAEAIEQVHGGKVVARDDENGVVRVKIVVTKQQLRQMVASRGRGRSNAGHRPLAAPAPDVEQLMHVLRRRHMKRAEAERGCRSGWRPKLQSIPEEN